The Fontisubflavum oceani genomic interval GATGCAGTTGGCAACCGTGGCCGCCGGTGCGGCGGTGATCAACAAAGACCGCATGTGGCATTACTGCGAAGGGCTAACCAATTGGGATCCCATCTGGCCCAATCACGGTATCCGCATTCTGCCTGGCCCCTCGTCGATGTGGTTCGATGCTCTTGGTGACCGGATGGAGGCGCCCTGTTTCCCCGGCTTCGATACGCTCTCAACACTCAAACGCATCCTGGCCACGGGGCACGAGCATTCTTGGTTCATCCTCACCCAGAAAATCATCGAAAAGGAATTCGCCCTTTCAGGTTCCGAACAAAACCCCGATCTCACCTCCGGCAAGTGGCGTTCGGTGATCAAGGAACGGTTGGGCAAAGGCGCGACGCGGGCGGTCGAGGCGTTCAAGACACATGGCGAAGACTTCGTGGTGGCGGATGATCTGCCGACGCTTGTTGAGGGGATGAATAAGATCACCCCGCAAATGCCCGTCGATCGCCCATATTCGGACTCAGATTGAGGCGCGAGACGCCCAACTCACGAACAAAGTCTCCAAAGATGCGCAGATCACCGCGATCCGAGGCGCGCGGGCGTATCTGGGGGATAAACTGATCCGCACCGCAAAACCCCATGCGATCTTGGACCCGGCAAATGGACCCTTGATCGCCGTCCGGCTGAATATCCTAACCCGGAAATCCCTTGGCGGGCTTCACACCAATCTCAACGGACAGGTGCTTCGCCCCGATGGGAGTGTTTTCGACGGTCTCTTCGCGGCTGGCGAAGTCGCGGGTTTCGGTGGTGGTGGCTTTCACGGCTACAATGCCCTGGAAGGGACATTCCTGGGCGGCTGTATTTTCTCAGGTATGATCGCGGGTGAAGCTGTTTAGCTTCACCGCTGGTCTTTTATGAAAACGCGGCTTCCAACGCGATTTCGACCATATCCGAGAAGCTCGACTGCCGATCTTCCGACGGCAACGCTTCACCCGTCACCAGATGATCCGAAATCGTCAGAACCGCCAATGCCCGCCGCCCATATCGCGCAGCAAGAGTATAAAGCTCCGCCGCTTCCATTTCGACGGCAAGGATACCGTGACGGGTCATTTGCTCGTTGAGGTCAGGGCGCTCGTCATAAAACACATCGGACGAATAAATTCCGCCGACATGGGTGTCACATCCCTTGGACGCTGCCGCCGCGTGAGCCGCCTGCAGCAAACTCCAATCGGCGCAAGGCGCATAATTGAGTTCTTTGAAAAACCCCCGCGATGGGGTTGAGAGCGTTGACGATGTCATCGCCAGAACCACATCGCGGAGCTTAATCTGTGGCTGCATCGCGCCAGCAGAGCCAATCCGAATGAGCGTTTGCGCACCATAGTCCCGGATTAGCTCATTGGCATAAATCGAAAGGCTGGGCATGCCCATGCCCGAGCCATGAATTGTGACAGGATGACCACGCCAAGTGCCGGTAAAACCCAACATGCCCCGGACTTCATTGACACACACAAGATCGTCCAGAAACCGCTCAGCAGCCCATTTCGCGCGCAACGGGTCTCCAGGCATAAGAACAGTTTCGGCAATATCGCCGGGCTTCGCACCAATATGCACAGTCATCGCTTTGCCTCAGATCGCCATATCGTCAAGCGACTTGCCAGCGGCAAGCGCGTCTTTGATCCATCCAGGTTGCCGGCCACGACCCGTCCAAGTCTGACTTGCATCTGCCGGGTTGGCGTATTTCGGCAAAGATTTGGGCCCTGATCCACTTTTTCCGCCAAGAACTTCCTCTAAAGAAAACCCGTGCTCAAGTGCTGCCTTTTGGGCTGCGGCGAGAGCCTCTTTTTTCTTCCTCTTATCCACGTCTTTAAGAGCAGCGTCCACATCCCGCCGCAACTCCAAAAGCTCATCACGCGACATTTCGTTTAAGTTTTTTGCCATTTTAATGGTCCCTATTGTTGACTCGGGTTTGCTATGCCGCCTTTTGACGCCATGCAATAGGACCTATTTATGGACATGTCTTTTTAGGCAGGTTTACACTTATGAAGTTTTGGGCATTGGCGCGTCATTCTGCGGCGATAGGCTGCGCGTCGACAAGGTGAACAATGTCCATCATGATGCGATTTAGCTCGAAATCCTTGGGTGTATAGACTTTCGCAACCCCATAGCTCAGCAGAATCTCCACATCTTCATCGGGGATGATTCCCCCAACCATCACGGGAACGTGAGACATGCCTTCTGCATGCAGTCTTTCCATAACTTCTTTTATTAGCGGCACATGGCTGCCCGAAAGAATCGATAATCCAATAACATGGGCATCCTCTATTTTTGCGGCTGCAACGATTTCTTCGGGTGTTAGCCGTATGCCCTCATAGGAGATATCCATTCCGCAATCCCGCGCGCGGAACGCGATTTGTTCAGCGCCATTGGAATGGCCATCGAGCCCCGGCTTGCCAACCAAGAATTTCAGACGCCGCCCAAGTCTGTCGCTGACCATATCTACGGCATCGCGAATATCGTCCAGCCCTTCGGTTTTATTCGATGGGCTCTGGGCAACGCCGGTCGGACCCCGGTATTCGCCAAACACGGCCCGCATTACGCCGGCCCATTCCCCTGTGGTCACGCCCGCTTTGGCGGCAGCAATTGAGGGCGGCATGACATTTGCACCGCTCTTGGCAGCATCGCGAAGCGCTGCGAGCGCTTCGGCGACGGAATTGGCGTCCCGTTCCGCCCGCCAGGCCTCCAATCTCGAAATCTGTTCGGCCTCTACTGCGGGATCGACGACCATGATACCTCCATCGGCCTCGGTCAAAGGCGATGGCTCGGTGGCGGTGTATTTGTTCACACCGACAACCACAGTTTCGCCTTGCTCAATGCCGTGAACACGGTCGGCATTTGACTCAACCAGGCGGCCCTTCATGTAGTCGATCGCGGCAATTGCACCGCCCATCGACTCCAGATTGGCCAATTCCGCCCGCGCGCCATCTTTCAGCGTCTCCACTTTGGCGGCGACAACGGGGTTACCGTCAAAAAGATCACCATATTCCAGAAGATCGGTCTCAAACGCCATGATCTGCTGCATCCGCATCGACCATTGCTGATCCCACGGCCGCGGCAAACCAAGCGCCTCGTTCCAAGCCGGCAATTGCACCGCACGCGCGCGGGCGTTTTTGCTGAGCGTCACGGCCAGCATTTCGATCAGAATGCGATAGACGTTGTTTTCCGGCTGCTGCTCGGTCAGCCCGAGGGAATTGACCTGCACGCCATAGCGGAAGCGGCGGTATTTCGGGTCTTCAACGCCATAGCGATCCTTACAGATCTCATCCCACAGCTCCACAAAGGCCCGCATTTTGCACATCTCGGTGACAAACCGGATACCCGCATTCACAAAAAACGAAATCCGCCCGACCAGAGCGGGAAAGTCCGCCGGATCGACTCGGGGCCGCAGCGCGTCCAGAACCGCCGTCGCGGTTGCCAACGCAAAGGCCAATTCCTGCTCTGGCGTCGCGCCGGCCTCTTGCAGATGGTAGGAACACACATTCATTGGGTTCCATTTCGGCACATTGGAATAACAATACTCCGCGACATCCGCGATCATATTCAGCGACGGTTTCGGCGGGCAGATATAGGTGCCGCGCGACAGGTACTCTTTGATCAGATCATTCTGCACAGTGCCCTGAAGCTTCGAGACATCTGCCCCCTGCTCTTCGGCCACGGCGATATAAAGCGCCAGAAGCCACGGCGCGGTCGCGTTGATCGTCATCGAGGTGTTCATCTGCTCTAACGGGATCTGATCAAACAGTGCCCGCATATCGCCCAGATGAGACACCGGAACACCGACCTTGCCGACCTCGCCGCGCGCCAATTCATGATCGCTGTCATACCCGGTCTGCGTCGGCAGATCGAAAGCAACGGACAGGCCGGTCTGCCCCTTTGCGAGGTTCCCGCGATAGAGTGCATTGGAGGCTTTGGCCGTCGAATGACCAGCATAGGTGCGGATGAGCCAAGGGCGGTCTTTGTCTGCGGTCACGGGCGGCGCTCCTCAAATCAGGTTTCGGCAACTTTATTCCACTCGGAGGGGTATATTGGGAATAATATGTCTATGTCAATTCGCTGCGTCGCGGCATTTCGATCCTTCTGACCTGGATGCGGCTCTCCTTTGTCTCCGACCGCGCCATCGCAAACGATTGTGCGCGCCTCGGTTTCCTGCCAGGGTCGCCTGCGATGACGACCACGGTGGAACTGCCGCTTTGGGCTTTGCTCTTGATCCTCGCTTTTGCGGCGGTCGCGGCGTTGAATAATGTGCTGGTGCCCTCGGTGCGCTGGTATTTGCGGCGACGGCTCGAACGCGCCGTTGGCCGCTTGAACGAGCGGCTCGCCCGGCCGATTCAACCGTTCAAACTTGCGCGCCGGAACGATACCGTCCTGCGCCTTGTGTATGATCCCGAGGTGGCGCAGGCGATCGTCGATCATGCGCGCAGCACCGGCATTCGCGAAGACGTCGCCGCGCAAACCGCCGAACGCTATGCCCGAGAGATCGTGCCGGGGTTCTCGGCACTGACCTATTTCGGCTTCGCGATCCGGGCGGCCAAGTTTCTCAGCAAATCGCTCTACCGCGTGCGCCTCGCACAAGCCAATGACGCCGCGCTTGAGGCGATCGACCCGGACGCCACGGTGATCTTCGTGATGAATCACCGATCAAATATGGACTATGTCTTGGTCACCTGGCTCGCCGCCGAACGCTCGGCCTTGGCCTATGCGGTTGGTGAATGGGCGCGTGTCTGGCCACTCCGCCAACTGGTGCGGGCTATGGGTGGATACTTCATCCGGCGGCGGCACAACAACCCGCTCTATCGCAAGGTCCTGGCGCGCTATGTTCAGATGGCGACAGAGGCTGGCGTGACACAAGCTGTGTTTCCCGAAGGGGGTTGAGCCAGACCGGCGCGCTTGGCACCCCGAAGCTCGGTTTGATCTCCTACATTCTCGATGGGTTTCGGCCCGGCAAATCCCGCGATGTCGTCTTTGTGCCCGTTGCATTGAACTACGACCGGGTCATGGAAGATCGCAACCTGATCGAGGCGCATGAGAAGGGCACAAGGCGGTTCCGCTTCAGCCTTTGGCCGATCTATCGCTATCTGCGGCGACAAATCTGGCTGAGGCTAACGCGGCGCTTCCATCGTTATGGATATGCCGCCGTCAGCTTTGGGACCCCTTTGAGCCTGACTGAGTTTTTGAAAGAGCCTGCCGACGACGTCCCAGAACTCCTCGGTGCCGAGTTGATGCAACGGATTGGGTCGGTCATGCCGGTCGTGCCCGTGCCTCTGGTGTCCTATGCTCTGCGCGCCGGTGTGCGGGATCGCGCGGAACTGCGTGCCAGAGTTGGCGACCTGGTTGAGGGCGCACGCCGCCGAGGTGCCGAAGTCCACATTCCGCGTGATGATCTCGATTACACAACCGAAGCTGGCCTGCGGGCATTGATCGAGCGGCGGATGCTCTCTGAAACACCGGACGGGTTTGTTCTGAGTGAAGACGGGGAGGCCATTGTTGCCTTCTATGCGCGCTCCGTGGAACATCTTTTGGGCGATCAGACTAACCCCTAAAGCAACCTCAGGTTGATAATCTCGGCCTTTGCGACATATTATTTCTCAAAACATCGATTTCATGTTTGCATTGTTGCGTGACCATCTTTATGTCTCGCTGCACCAGCACGGAATCGTTCCGCGCCGCAGCAATTCTAGATGAGGCAGTAGGAGGCCCAATGGCTTTGGATATCAGTCCCGCACCCGCCGTTTACGACGCGCCGAAAAAGGACCTCTATGAGATGGGCGAAATGCCCCCTATGGGCCATGTCCCGGCGCAGATGTATGCCTGGGCGATCCGTCGTGAGCGCCACGGCGACCCTAACACTGCGATGCAGGTCGAAGTGGTGGACACGCCCGCCCTCGACAGCCATGAAGTGCTGGTTCTCGTGATGGCCGCCGGTGTGAATTATAACGGCGTTTGGGCCGCGCTTGGCCAACCGATCAGCCCGTTTGACGGCCATGGGCAGCCCTATCACATTGCCGGTTCCGATGCGGCAGGCATCGTTTGGGCCGTAGGCGACAAAGTCAAACGTTGGAAAGTCGGCGACGAGGTTGTGGTTCATTGCAACCAAGACGATGGCGATGACGAGGAATGCAACGGTGGCGATCCGATGTATTCGCCAAGCCAGCGGATCTGGGGTTATGAGACGCCGGATGGGTCGTTCAGCCAGTTCACTCGGGTGCAAGCGCAGCAATTGATGCCGCGCCCCAAGCATCTGACTTGGGAAGAATCCGCCTGCTACACCCTGACGCTGGCCACTGCTTACCGGATGCTGTTTGGTCATGAACCGCATGACCTGAAGCCAGGTCAAAACGTGTTGGTCTGGGGCGCATCAGGTGGTTTGGGCTCTTATGCGATCCAGTTGATCAATACGGCGGGCGCCAATGCGATTGCAGTGATCTCCGATGAAGATAAGCGCGATTTTGTGCTGGGCCTGGGCGCAAAGGGTGTCATCAACCGCAAGGATTTCAAATGCTGGGGTCAACTCCCAACGGTGAATACGCCGGAGTATAAGGAATGGTTCGCGGAGGCGCGGAAGTTCGGCAAGGCGATCTGGGACATCACCGGCAAGGGTGTGAATGTCGATATGGTCTTCGAGCATCCGGGCGAGGCGACCTTCCCGGTCTCTACACTGGTCTGCAAAAAGGGCGGTATGGTCGTGATCTGCGCCGGGACCACCGGGTTCAACTGCACCTTTGACGTGCGTTATATGTGGATGCATCAGAAGCGCCTTCAGGGCTCGCATTTCGCGCATTTGAAACAGGCCTCTGCCGCAAATAACTTGATGCTGGAGCGGCGGCTCGACCCCTGCATGTCTGAGGTCTTCCCTTGGGCGGAACTGCCCGAGGCGCATATGAAAATGCTGCGCAACGAACACAAGCCCGGGAACATGTCGGTTTTGGTTCAGGCACCGCGTACGGGCCTAAGAACCTTGGAAGATGTGCTTGAGGCCGGGCCCTCCGCCATCTGACAAACGAGAAACGTACACTCTATCAACGCGCGGTCGGATCCCCGACCGCGCGTTTACTTTGTTGCGGGTCATCAATGACTTGGCAGCAGGGCCAAGCCTGCTAGGGTCGCGCGGCGCAAACGTCTGGAGACCGCGATGCCCGATACTGACTCCCCCGAGTTTGGGACCGCCCCCTGGGATCTTTGTATCATTGGCACGGGGATTGCCGGACTGAATGCGCTTTTTGTGGCGTGTGAACATCTGCCGTCAACGGCCCGGGTTCTTTTGGTGGATCGGAATGACCGCTGCGGCGGCATGTGGACCAAGACCTACCCGTATGTGCATCTTCACCAACCGCATCCGATGTTCACCGTCGGCGACATCCCCTGGAATTGGACGAAGCCAGCGCATTACCTAGCAAAAGGTACTGAAGTTGCCGCTCATCTCTCGGCCTGTCTCGATCAGATGCGTAGCAAGCTTCATCTGACCGAGGCTTACGGCCAAACCTGCGATGGGATTTACGAGGGTGTCGAGAAGGGCGAGAGTTTTGCCCAAGTTCAACTGCGCGCCGTTGACGGCGGCAGCCAACAAACCATCCGCGCCAAACGTCTGATTGATGCCCGTGGTCTCGACATCCCGGAGATCACACCGCTCACCCTATCCTCAGAGCACGTGACCTCAACGACGCCTCATGCCCTCGGCATTGCCGGCACGGCCCCAGTTTATGTCATCGGTGGTGGCAAGACCGGCATGGATACGGCCCATACGCTGATCACAAACACCCCGAACCGTTCCGTGACGATGCTCACGGGCAAAGGCACGATCTTTGCCAACCGCGATTTCACCTTGCCGACGGGGATGGCGCGCTATTGGCGCGGCAAGCTGGTCGTGCCCACCTTTCGCGAACTGGCCATGCGATTTGACGGCACAAATCATGACGCGGTTTTCGCGCATTACCGCGACACCTATACGATCAGCCCAACCGGGACGGGGGAGCAATTCCTCTTCGGCATTCTGTCAGAGGCCGAGAGCCAGACGATCGCCAATGGGGTGGACGGGTTCATCGGCGATTACTTGACGGATGTGCGCGACACCGACACGGGGCCGGAGATGATCTTGCGCTCCGGCGCGCGTCACGCAGTGCCCACCGGTTCCGTCTTCGTCAATTGCACCGGGCATCTGCTGCGCCAAGAGCGCCCTTACACGCCATACCTGTCGCCCGGCGGAGCGATCCTGACGATCACGTCGCGCTCTGCGGCGTATTTCCTCAGCAGTGTGGCGGGGTATTTCCTGCCGCATCTTTTCCTGACCGGCAAACTCCGCGACGCGGGCCTCTATGAGATCGATTTCGACACGCTCCGTCAGATCGATCGCAAATTGATGCACATCGTCGGGGTGACGCACACATTCTTAAACACGATCATCATCATGGACGCCCTGCCATTCCGGGTGCTTGACCGTTGTGGCTTGGACCTAGACCGCTGGTTCCCGCTGCATCGAAGGCTGGCGGCTCTGATCGACGTGAAACTCAATCGCCGCCGCTACCTTGATCACACCCGCCGTTCTCTCGACCGGGTTCGGGAAGAGCATGGCATTGCCTGCGGCCCCCTTCCGGTGGCCTAACTGGCTGCGGCGCGGATCGCCCGGATATTGTCTCCATACACATGCGGCGTATCGACTGAACCGCCTTTAAATACGGCGGAGCCTGCAACAAGCACATCGGCCCCGGCGTTCGCGACGAGCGGGGCCGTGGTCGGATCAATACCGCCATCAACCTCGATATGGATCGGGCGATCGCCCACCAGGGCGCGGGTTTGAGCCACCTTTTCGACCATCGAATGAGTGAACTTCTGCCCGCCGAAGCCCGGATTGATTGTCATCACCAGGATCAGGTCGATGGCATCAAGGATATGCTCAATATGGCTAAGCGGGGTGGTCATATTCAGCGCCACGCCGGCCTTCGCGCCATCATCGCGGATCGTCTGGAAGCGTGCGATGCAAATGGGGCCCGGCTTCGGCATGAACGGTGATCATATCCGACCCCGCCTTGGCAAAGGCCTCAATATACGGGTCTGCCGGGGCGATCATCAGATGCACATCCATGAAGGTCGTCACATGAGGACGGATCGCCGCCACCACATTCGGTCCGATTGTCAGGTTGGGCACGAAATGCCCATCCATCGGATCGACATGAATCCAATCCGCCCCTTCGGCCTCAACCGCCCGGATTTCGGCACCAAGATTGGCGAAATCGGCGCTGAGAATGGAGGGCGCGATCTTAATCGAACGGTCGAAAGACATGGGCGGAAGATCCTTATCTCTGGCAGCGCCTCCTGTTACCGCGCCCGCCCAAGGGTGTCACGCCCCCTTGCAGAGGTCCGGTCCGCGCGCCAGGGTGCGCCGACCCCGCGGAAAGGACAAATCATGACACCTGCCATCTGGCTCGCCCTCATCGCCGTCGCCATCGGAGGGGCGGCAATTGCCGTGCAGGCCCCAATCAACAGCCGCTTGGCCACACATGTTGCCGACCCGGTCGTCGCGGCAGCGATCTCGTTCGGCGTTGGGTTTGTTGCGCTTAGCATCGTGGCGGTGATGCGTGGCGCGGTGCCAAACGCGGTCGCAGGCATGGGGGACGTGCCCTGGTGGGCCTGGACCGGTGGGGCGCTTGGCGCCATCTATGTCTGGGCATCGATCTGGTCTGTCTCGACCCTTGGGGTGGTGACCTTGGTGGCCGCGCTGATCTTCGGCCAGCTCACCGCCGCCCTGGCGCTGGATGCACTCGGGGCGTTTGGCATGACCGTCCGGGAGATCAGTTGGACCCGGATCGCCGCGGTGGGGTTCGTCGGCGTTGGATTGGTCCTTTCGCGCCTCTAACTCCGAAATTTGACCAAATGGTCAAGCTTGCCTTGGCAGGGCGGACATGAGACGCTAAACCGGCTTGTCCCATTTTGATTGGCTGTTCCTCCGTGACCCACGCTCCAGACCCAACCGCAACATCGCTTTCCGAGACACAGCTGCCGCAGGTGCATGAACCGCGCAATGACGGCATGGCGCTTGACCTAGATTGGGTCGCGCGGGTGCAGGCCAACACATCGGCCATTGAACGCCGGGCATCGAGCTTGCCAGGCCGCCGCACCGTGAAAAAGGCCTATCAGGCGGCGTGGCTGGCCAAAGCGATCACGTTGATCGACCTCACCACTCTGTCGGGCGATGATACGGCCGGGCGGGTGAAACGCCTCTGCGCCAAGGCCCGGCAGCCCGTCCGCGCCGACCTGCTTGAGGCGCTTGGCCTGCCGCCGATCACCACCGGCGCGGTTTGCGTCTATCACGATATGATCGAAACCGCGGTCGAGGCACTGGACGGCAGCGGCATTCCCGTCGCCGCCGTTTCGACCGGGTTTCCCGCCGGGTTGTCGCCATTTCACCTCCGTGTGGCAGAGATTGAAGAGAGCGTCAAAGCCGGGGCCGCGGAGATCGATATCGTCATCTCGCGCCGCCATGTGCTGACCGGCAATTGGCAGGCGCTTTATGATGAAATGAAAACCTTCCGCGCGGCTTGCGGCGAGGCCCATGTGAAAGCGATCCTAGCCACGGGCGAGCTTGGCACGCTCCGCAATGTTGCCCGCGCGTCGCTGGTTTGCATGATGGCGGGGGCCGATTTCATCAAAACCTCCACCGGCAAAGAAAGCGTCAACGCCACGCTGCCGGTATCGCTGACCATGATCCGCGCGATCCGCACTTATGAGGCCGCGACCGGCATGAAAGTCGGTTACAAACCGGCGGGCGGGATTTCCAAAGCCAAAGACGCGCTGGTCTATCTCAGCTTGATGAAGGAAGAGTTGGGTGATCGCTGGCTTCAGCCCGATCTCTTCCGTTTTGGCGCATCATCGCTGCTTGGCGATATCGAGCGGCAATTGGAACACCACGTGACGGGGGATTACTCCGCCGCATATCGGCATGCGATTGGATAGGGCAGATGAACATCCCTGAGATATTTGAGACCATGGATTATGGACCCGCCCCCGAGGGCGATGCCGAAGCCCGTGCTTGGATTGCCGACAAAGGCTCGGCCTTTGGCCATTTCATCGATGGGGCTTTCACGGCACCCGGCGAGACCTTTGCCTCGAACAATCCAGCCAACGGCGAGACCTTGGCCGAGATCAGCCAAGGCAGCGCGGCGGATGTGGATATGGCCGTGGCCGCCGCCCGTCGCGCCTTCCCGAAATGGGCCAAGCTGACCGGACAT includes:
- the deoD gene encoding purine-nucleoside phosphorylase translates to MTVHIGAKPGDIAETVLMPGDPLRAKWAAERFLDDLVCVNEVRGMLGFTGTWRGHPVTIHGSGMGMPSLSIYANELIRDYGAQTLIRIGSAGAMQPQIKLRDVVLAMTSSTLSTPSRGFFKELNYAPCADWSLLQAAHAAAASKGCDTHVGGIYSSDVFYDERPDLNEQMTRHGILAVEMEAAELYTLAARYGRRALAVLTISDHLVTGEALPSEDRQSSFSDMVEIALEAAFS
- a CDS encoding H-NS histone family protein, which gives rise to MAKNLNEMSRDELLELRRDVDAALKDVDKRKKKEALAAAQKAALEHGFSLEEVLGGKSGSGPKSLPKYANPADASQTWTGRGRQPGWIKDALAAGKSLDDMAI
- a CDS encoding protein meaA, with protein sequence MTADKDRPWLIRTYAGHSTAKASNALYRGNLAKGQTGLSVAFDLPTQTGYDSDHELARGEVGKVGVPVSHLGDMRALFDQIPLEQMNTSMTINATAPWLLALYIAVAEEQGADVSKLQGTVQNDLIKEYLSRGTYICPPKPSLNMIADVAEYCYSNVPKWNPMNVCSYHLQEAGATPEQELAFALATATAVLDALRPRVDPADFPALVGRISFFVNAGIRFVTEMCKMRAFVELWDEICKDRYGVEDPKYRRFRYGVQVNSLGLTEQQPENNVYRILIEMLAVTLSKNARARAVQLPAWNEALGLPRPWDQQWSMRMQQIMAFETDLLEYGDLFDGNPVVAAKVETLKDGARAELANLESMGGAIAAIDYMKGRLVESNADRVHGIEQGETVVVGVNKYTATEPSPLTEADGGIMVVDPAVEAEQISRLEAWRAERDANSVAEALAALRDAAKSGANVMPPSIAAAKAGVTTGEWAGVMRAVFGEYRGPTGVAQSPSNKTEGLDDIRDAVDMVSDRLGRRLKFLVGKPGLDGHSNGAEQIAFRARDCGMDISYEGIRLTPEEIVAAAKIEDAHVIGLSILSGSHVPLIKEVMERLHAEGMSHVPVMVGGIIPDEDVEILLSYGVAKVYTPKDFELNRIMMDIVHLVDAQPIAAE
- a CDS encoding 1-acyl-sn-glycerol-3-phosphate acyltransferase; translated protein: MRLSFVSDRAIANDCARLGFLPGSPAMTTTVELPLWALLLILAFAAVAALNNVLVPSVRWYLRRRLERAVGRLNERLARPIQPFKLARRNDTVLRLVYDPEVAQAIVDHARSTGIREDVAAQTAERYAREIVPGFSALTYFGFAIRAAKFLSKSLYRVRLAQANDAALEAIDPDATVIFVMNHRSNMDYVLVTWLAAERSALAYAVGEWARVWPLRQLVRAMGGYFIRRRHNNPLYRKVLARYVQMATEAGVTQAVFPEGG
- the ccrA gene encoding crotonyl-CoA carboxylase/reductase, with translation MALDISPAPAVYDAPKKDLYEMGEMPPMGHVPAQMYAWAIRRERHGDPNTAMQVEVVDTPALDSHEVLVLVMAAGVNYNGVWAALGQPISPFDGHGQPYHIAGSDAAGIVWAVGDKVKRWKVGDEVVVHCNQDDGDDEECNGGDPMYSPSQRIWGYETPDGSFSQFTRVQAQQLMPRPKHLTWEESACYTLTLATAYRMLFGHEPHDLKPGQNVLVWGASGGLGSYAIQLINTAGANAIAVISDEDKRDFVLGLGAKGVINRKDFKCWGQLPTVNTPEYKEWFAEARKFGKAIWDITGKGVNVDMVFEHPGEATFPVSTLVCKKGGMVVICAGTTGFNCTFDVRYMWMHQKRLQGSHFAHLKQASAANNLMLERRLDPCMSEVFPWAELPEAHMKMLRNEHKPGNMSVLVQAPRTGLRTLEDVLEAGPSAI
- a CDS encoding FAD-dependent oxidoreductase; amino-acid sequence: MPDTDSPEFGTAPWDLCIIGTGIAGLNALFVACEHLPSTARVLLVDRNDRCGGMWTKTYPYVHLHQPHPMFTVGDIPWNWTKPAHYLAKGTEVAAHLSACLDQMRSKLHLTEAYGQTCDGIYEGVEKGESFAQVQLRAVDGGSQQTIRAKRLIDARGLDIPEITPLTLSSEHVTSTTPHALGIAGTAPVYVIGGGKTGMDTAHTLITNTPNRSVTMLTGKGTIFANRDFTLPTGMARYWRGKLVVPTFRELAMRFDGTNHDAVFAHYRDTYTISPTGTGEQFLFGILSEAESQTIANGVDGFIGDYLTDVRDTDTGPEMILRSGARHAVPTGSVFVNCTGHLLRQERPYTPYLSPGGAILTITSRSAAYFLSSVAGYFLPHLFLTGKLRDAGLYEIDFDTLRQIDRKLMHIVGVTHTFLNTIIIMDALPFRVLDRCGLDLDRWFPLHRRLAALIDVKLNRRRYLDHTRRSLDRVREEHGIACGPLPVA
- a CDS encoding DMT family transporter, which translates into the protein MTPAIWLALIAVAIGGAAIAVQAPINSRLATHVADPVVAAAISFGVGFVALSIVAVMRGAVPNAVAGMGDVPWWAWTGGALGAIYVWASIWSVSTLGVVTLVAALIFGQLTAALALDALGAFGMTVREISWTRIAAVGFVGVGLVLSRL
- the deoC gene encoding deoxyribose-phosphate aldolase, which translates into the protein MTHAPDPTATSLSETQLPQVHEPRNDGMALDLDWVARVQANTSAIERRASSLPGRRTVKKAYQAAWLAKAITLIDLTTLSGDDTAGRVKRLCAKARQPVRADLLEALGLPPITTGAVCVYHDMIETAVEALDGSGIPVAAVSTGFPAGLSPFHLRVAEIEESVKAGAAEIDIVISRRHVLTGNWQALYDEMKTFRAACGEAHVKAILATGELGTLRNVARASLVCMMAGADFIKTSTGKESVNATLPVSLTMIRAIRTYEAATGMKVGYKPAGGISKAKDALVYLSLMKEELGDRWLQPDLFRFGASSLLGDIERQLEHHVTGDYSAAYRHAIG